The proteins below are encoded in one region of Pseudomonas ekonensis:
- a CDS encoding 2-oxoglutarate dehydrogenase E1 component, with translation MQESVMQRMWNSAYLSGGNAAYVEELYELYLHDPNAVPEEWRTYFQKLPADGSSATDVSHSTIRDHFVLLAKNQRRAQPVSAGSVSSEHEKKQVEVLRLIQAYRMRGHQAAQLDPLGLWQRPAPADLSINHYGLTNADLDTTFRAGDLFIGKEEASLREIHEALQQTYCRTIGAEFTHITDSEQRQWFQQRLESVRGRPTYSADIKSHLLERVTAGEGLEKYLGTKYPGTKRFGLEGGESLIPMLDELIQRSGSYGTKEVVIGMAHRGRLNVLVNTFGKNPRELFDEFEGKKKVELGSGDVKYHQGFSSNVMTSGGEVHLAMAFNPSHLEIVSPVVEGSVRARQDRRNDPTGEKVLPISIHGDAAFAGQGVVMETFQMSQTRGFKTGGTVHIVINNQVGFTISNPLDSRSTEYATDVAKMIQAPILHVNGDDPEAVLFVTQLAIDYRMQFKRDVVIDLVCYRRRGHNEADEPSGTQPLMYQQITKQRTTRELYADRLTQSGVLDAERVQAKVDEYRNALDNGLHVVKSLVKEPNKELFVDWRPYLGHAWTARHDTRFDLKTLQELSAKLLEIPEGFVVQRQVAKIYEDRQKMQAGGLPINWGYAETMAYATLAFEGHPIRMTGQDIGRGTFSHRHAVLHNQKDAGTYVPLKHLFEGQPRFELYDSFLSEEAVLAFEYGYSTTTPNALVIWEAQFGDFANGAQVVIDQFITSGEHKWGRLCGLTMLLPHGYEGQGPEHSSARLERYLQLCAEHNIQVCMPTTPAQIYHLLRRQVIRPLRKPLVVLTPKSLLRHKLAISTLEDLAEGSFQTVIPEIDALDPKKVERVVLCSGKVYYDLLEKRRAEGREDIAIVRIEQLYPFPEDDLKEVLAPYTNVKHAVWCQEEPMNQGAWYCSQHHLRRSVGNLNKSLVLEYAGREASAAPACGYASMHAEQQEQLLQDAFTV, from the coding sequence ATGCAAGAAAGCGTGATGCAGCGCATGTGGAACAGCGCCTACCTTTCAGGTGGAAACGCTGCCTATGTGGAAGAGCTTTATGAGCTCTACCTGCACGACCCTAACGCTGTGCCAGAAGAGTGGCGCACCTACTTTCAGAAGCTGCCAGCCGACGGCAGCTCTGCCACCGATGTTTCGCACTCCACGATTCGCGATCATTTCGTGCTGCTGGCAAAGAACCAGCGCCGCGCCCAGCCGGTTTCCGCCGGCAGCGTGAGCAGTGAGCACGAGAAGAAGCAAGTTGAAGTGCTGCGATTGATCCAGGCCTACCGTATGCGTGGCCACCAGGCAGCCCAGCTTGACCCGCTGGGGCTGTGGCAGCGTCCTGCACCGGCAGACCTGTCGATCAATCACTACGGCTTGACCAATGCCGATCTTGATACGACCTTCCGTGCCGGCGACCTGTTCATCGGCAAGGAGGAGGCGAGCCTACGCGAAATTCACGAAGCGTTGCAGCAGACATATTGCCGCACCATCGGCGCTGAATTCACGCACATCACCGATTCCGAGCAGCGCCAGTGGTTCCAGCAGCGTCTGGAAAGCGTACGCGGCCGTCCGACCTACTCCGCCGACATCAAGAGCCACCTGCTCGAGCGCGTCACCGCCGGCGAAGGCCTGGAGAAGTACCTGGGCACCAAGTACCCGGGCACCAAGCGTTTCGGCCTGGAAGGCGGCGAAAGCCTGATTCCGATGCTTGACGAGCTGATCCAGCGTTCCGGTTCCTACGGCACCAAGGAAGTCGTGATCGGCATGGCCCACCGCGGCCGCCTGAACGTGCTGGTCAACACCTTCGGCAAGAACCCGCGCGAGCTGTTCGACGAGTTCGAAGGCAAGAAGAAGGTCGAGCTGGGCTCCGGCGACGTGAAGTACCACCAGGGCTTCTCGTCCAACGTGATGACCTCCGGTGGCGAAGTCCACCTGGCGATGGCGTTCAACCCGTCCCACCTGGAAATCGTTTCCCCGGTGGTCGAGGGTTCCGTGCGCGCCCGTCAGGACCGCCGCAACGACCCGACCGGCGAGAAGGTGCTGCCGATCTCCATCCACGGTGACGCTGCGTTCGCAGGTCAGGGCGTGGTCATGGAAACCTTCCAGATGTCGCAGACCCGCGGTTTCAAGACCGGCGGCACCGTGCACATCGTGATCAACAACCAGGTCGGCTTCACCATCAGCAACCCGCTGGACTCGCGTTCCACCGAGTACGCCACCGACGTTGCGAAGATGATCCAGGCGCCGATCCTTCACGTGAACGGCGACGATCCGGAAGCCGTGCTGTTCGTGACCCAGCTGGCCATCGACTACCGCATGCAGTTCAAGCGCGACGTGGTGATCGACCTGGTCTGCTACCGTCGCCGCGGCCACAACGAAGCCGACGAGCCGAGCGGCACCCAGCCTCTGATGTATCAGCAGATCACCAAGCAGCGCACCACCCGTGAGCTGTACGCCGATCGTCTGACCCAGAGCGGTGTGCTCGACGCCGAGCGCGTCCAGGCCAAGGTCGACGAGTACCGCAACGCGCTGGACAACGGCCTGCACGTGGTGAAGAGCCTGGTCAAGGAGCCGAACAAAGAGCTGTTCGTCGATTGGCGTCCGTACCTGGGCCACGCCTGGACCGCGCGTCACGACACCCGCTTCGACCTCAAGACCCTGCAGGAACTGTCCGCCAAGCTGCTGGAGATTCCGGAAGGCTTCGTGGTTCAGCGTCAGGTCGCCAAGATCTACGAAGACCGTCAGAAGATGCAAGCCGGCGGCCTGCCGATCAACTGGGGCTACGCCGAAACCATGGCGTACGCGACCCTGGCGTTCGAAGGTCACCCGATCCGCATGACCGGTCAGGATATCGGCCGCGGCACGTTCTCGCACCGCCACGCCGTCCTGCACAACCAGAAAGATGCCGGCACCTACGTTCCGCTCAAGCATCTGTTCGAAGGTCAGCCGCGTTTCGAGCTGTACGACTCGTTCCTGTCGGAAGAGGCCGTGCTGGCGTTCGAATACGGCTACTCGACCACCACGCCGAACGCGCTGGTGATCTGGGAAGCCCAGTTCGGCGACTTCGCCAACGGTGCGCAGGTCGTGATCGACCAGTTCATCACCAGCGGCGAGCACAAGTGGGGCCGCCTGTGCGGTCTGACCATGCTGCTGCCGCACGGCTACGAAGGCCAGGGCCCCGAGCACTCCTCGGCACGCCTTGAGCGTTACCTGCAGCTGTGCGCCGAGCACAACATCCAGGTGTGCATGCCGACCACCCCGGCCCAGATCTACCACTTGCTGCGTCGTCAAGTGATCCGTCCGCTGCGCAAGCCGCTGGTGGTCCTGACGCCGAAGTCGCTGCTGCGCCACAAGCTGGCCATCTCGACCCTGGAAGATCTGGCCGAAGGCTCGTTCCAGACCGTTATCCCGGAAATCGATGCACTGGACCCGAAAAAGGTCGAGCGCGTTGTCCTGTGCAGCGGCAAGGTCTACTACGACCTGCTGGAAAAACGCCGTGCCGAAGGTCGTGAAGATATCGCCATCGTGCGTATCGAGCAGCTGTACCCGTTCCCTGAGGACGACCTGAAGGAAGTCCTGGCGCCTTACACCAACGTGAAACACGCCGTTTGGTGTCAGGAAGAGCCTATGAACCAGGGCGCCTGGTACTGCAGCCAGCACCACCTGCGTCGCAGCGTCGGCAACCTCAACAAGTCTCTCGTACTCGAGTACGCGGGCCGTGAGGCATCGGCCGCACCTGCATGCGGTTACGCATCGATGCACGCCGAGCAGCAGGAACAACTGCTGCAAGACGCGTTTACCGTTTAA